CCGTTACCTTGCCGGTGCTTTCATTTTTGAATTTATTCGAAAAAATGGCCGTCATTATAATCGTAAGAATTTTGAAAAATCCTGGAAATGGCTCATTCAAGAGAAGCGTGAAGATCACCCGGCTTTAAATCATACTTTAGGTTTGGCAGGAGAAAGAGAGGAGGAGGCCATTTTACAAACGGCGGTGCGATATTGGTATCATTTTCGTTGGCATGCTTGGGAACGTCAAGGGATGGTTTCACGTGCTATTATGGGACGCAAAAAACGAGAAGAGGCCGAAGAGATGCAAGAAAAGAAAAAAGTTTCTTTGGCTTTTATTCAAACCAATCAGAGATTTGAAACTGGAAAGATTGTGCGTTTGCGTGATGAGTCAGGAAATATTTTTGAGGTTCTTCCTGTTCCAAAAGAGCGGGAAGCGTTACAGAAAAAAGCTTCTTTGATTGCAGAACATCCTCAGGAAAACACAGAGCGGCAAAAAGCGCTTCCGGCGCCTTCAATAATGTCGCAGGAAATTTTTATTGCGGAAAAACAGAAATCTTTTGTTAAAAAATCTTAAAAGAGTTTGCTCTCTTTGCAAGATTTTGAATGTTAGATAGGGTACAAATAGTATTTTTTAAAAAAAGCGGAAAAGAAGGGAATAAATATGAAAAAATTACTCGCAACGACAGCTTTGCTAACAAGCGCACTTGGCGTTTTAGGATTTGTTGGCGGTTCTCAAGCATTCGCAACAGCTTCTCAAAGCTATACAAGTCCAGCTGCGCAAGATAAAATTAATACACAGCAGGCACAGGCAGAAAAAAAAGCAGATAAGCAAGCTGGGGTTTCTGATACATTGCAAACGCAAGAGCAAAAAGATCTTGCAGAAGCTAAAGAAGAGAATGCTACCGTTGGCACACTTGTGAGTGAAGAGGCAAAACAAGTCGGCAAACAGGATCAGAAAAAAGCAAAAGCTACCGCATTGATCGATCAGCAACTGGCACAGGCAGCGACAGCTGAGGCGCAAAAAAATGCGCAGACAGCAGCGGATAAAGGGCAAGAGGCTTCCAAAAAAGCACAAAAAACCGGTGGAAAAGCCGATCCTGCAGCGCTCTATTGCGGAAAACTTGGAGGGCATGCTCACATTGGCAAGGGAATTACCGGTAAAGAAACACAATATTGCTATTTGCCAAATAACACCCGTGTTCCAGCAAATGATGTTTACCAATCGGCTCTAAAGGGTAAGGGAACAATTGCGCCAACCAAATCTGTAACACATCTGACAAAAGAACAGAAAAAAGATCTTACAGATGAAAATCAACAGCTCAAAGAAGATGCAGCGGAGAACCAAAGATACGCACAGCATAAAGCTTCTAAGTAATTGTCGTGTAAATGCCTCCTTTTTAGGAGGCATTTTTTTATGATGAGGATGATAAAATAATGAATAAATTTTTAATTGTTTTTATCGCTATGGGTTTAGGTGCTTGTGCGCATCATTCATCTACAAGAGAAAAAACCATCGGCCATCCCAATCCTGCTGCAAGCTATTGTCTAGAGCAAAAAGGAAGTTTGGAGCTTAAAAAAGATTCTCAAGGAAATGTGATAGGATATTGCCATCTAAAAAGTGGAAAAATCATTGAAGAATGGAATTTCTTTAGACAATCACATTGAAGCATAGTCCGTAAAAAGAATGCAAAAGGGTTTCTAAAAATAGAAGCCCTTTTATATCGTCAGTAAAGGATAAAATTTTTATGTTTTTGCTGTTCTTATGTCAGCACAGCAAAAACATTTTAAGAATAAAAGATACCATAAAAAGTGCCGCTAAAGTGCTTTTGAGAAAAATCCGTTTCATAAAAATATCCTTTTATGTTGTTCGTATTTTCCTTTTGTAAAGGTTGAAGTTGCTATAGACTTAAGGCAACGATTTTTCTTTGGAATGAAAAAAATTACTCCTGTCTAAATAATAAAAAATATTGTTGGAGGGCAGTTTCTATTCTAAACATTTCAGGATTTATGCTTAATTTTTATGGAGTATTTAATAATGAGTCTTTTGCAACAATTACCTTTTGTTAAATCACTCTTAAAAAAAGATGCTGAGTCTCCTAAAAAGACATTTCCTTTTAGAAGTCTTGTCATCGGTACAGGAACCGGGATCGGTATTTGTAATTATGTCCAAGAGGCTGCTATTCGAGCTGGTGTCAGTACGCAGGCATGGATATGGTTAAAGTTGATTGATCTTTTTGCACCTTTAATTAAACGTAATATTTGGACTGTTGTTAAAGGTAGCAAGCATGTTCAAGCCGGAGGGTTCTGGCATTGGCGCTGCCCAAAAGTAACCCTTCATAAAAAGCTTGTTGGCGATACGAAAGTTTTTGTGACAACGCCAAAAGAAGGGGCAGAATCGCCTATTCACATTCTTTACCTTCATGGCGGGGATTTTGTGATGGATGTGATGCCATATTATGGCTGGATGCTTTCCGCTCTGTCAGCAAAACTTAGCTGTACCGTTCATATGCCTTTCTTACCGCTTGCGCCTAAGCATAAATGGCGTGAAACGATGGATGATATTGTTAAAGGCTACAATTATCTTGTTGACCAGCACGGTGCCGAGAATATTGTTGTTATGGGAGATTCCGCTGGTGGATGGCTCTCTGTCGCTTTGAGTCGTGAATTGACGAAACGCTCGTTGCCACAACCAAAATGTCTTGTTCTCTATTCGCCATTCCTTGATTTATCCTGTACGGGCAAGGGGCAGAAAGAATTGGCGAAGACGGATCCTATTCTTGATATCCCTTTCTTGCGTCAGGGGGGACAGATGTGGATTGGGGATCTTAAATTAACAGACCCTCAAATTAATCCGCTCATGGCAGATTCCTTAGAGGGCTTGCCACCAACAATCGTCTTTTCGGGAACACGTGATATTTTAAATTCGGATGCTCGTCGTCTGAAACAGAAAGAGCCTTGGGTTGTTCTGGAACAATATTACGGTATGCCGCATATTTTTGTGGTTGGGAAATACATCCCTGAATCACATCAAGCTTTAAAGCAAGCAATGGAATTTATTCGCAATCCTTATCGTGCGGAAACAAAGGAAGAGCGTGAGACGCTACACGAAAATAGCCGTGGTGAAAGCTGGCGTTTGAAATTAGAGGATGCAGACCCCGTTAAAAGTCAAAGAGGGATCAAGTAATTTCATTACTTTATTTGTTCCTAGCTGAAGCGTAAGAACAAGTTATGTTATATTTTTGGTTTTTTGGGAGGAAGTTTTGAAAGTTAATAAAGAATTAAGCCATTTGAAAGCACATTTTTTGGAAGGCAAAGCCCCTAAAGCCTCTTCGGTGCGCCAAAATGGCTTTCTTCCTTTTACTTTAGGGGTCAATGTCGGTTGGATCGTTTCGCTTTTTTTGTGGAAACTTTGTGTGAAACATGCTGAAAAATCAGGTCTGACGGTCTCTGAGTGGATTGGGCAGAAAATTTTTTCAACAGCACAAGCGCCAGCATCAAGAGAAATGAATAGCTTTGTGCCGCAGCCATTGAAAACAACAGATTCTCAAAAGGCTGTGATTAAGGATGTTCTTGCTGAAGCGGAATCTTTTGAATCTCAAGAGCCAAAGGTTGATGTAAAAGCCCAAAAAGCATTTCCTAAAAAAGCAAAGGCTTCCTCTAAAAAATCCGTTGCGAAAAAAGTGATAAAAGCAGAAGAGAAAAAGCCTAAGGAAAAGGCATCACAGAAAAAAACGGTAAAAAAAGCCGCCAAGATAGAAAAAACTGCTAAAAAGACAGTAACGGCTTCAAAAGCAAAGAAAAAAGTTAAAAATTCTGAGGATAAAACTTAATTATGAGCAATCCATCCAAAAATCATGCAAATGGAAAATATCATCCCGATACGCAGATGATGAATTTCGGATATGATCCAACAACGGCGCAGGCTGCTGTCAAACCGCCTATTTTTTTGACATCTACCTTTGTCTTCCCAACTGCCGAAGCTGGAAAAGATTTCTTTGACTATATGTCAGGCCGTAAAAAGGCACCTGAAGGTGCAGAGAATGGCTATATTTATGCACGTTTCAATAATCCAAACAGTCAGATTTCTGCCGATCGTCTAGCCGTTTATGAAGGCGGTGAGGCAGGTGTTCTATTCTCTTCCGGTATGGGCGCGATTTTTACTTCTTTGCTTGCGTGTGTGCAGCCTGGAGAGGTGATCCTTCATTCTCAACCTCTTTATGGCGGAACAGAAACCCTGATTTTAAAAACGATGGCTGGTCTTGGGATGAAAGCTGTCGGTTTCTCCGATGGTATTCGTGAAGAGGCGCTTTT
The sequence above is drawn from the Acetobacteraceae bacterium genome and encodes:
- a CDS encoding DUF333 domain-containing protein; this encodes MKKLLATTALLTSALGVLGFVGGSQAFATASQSYTSPAAQDKINTQQAQAEKKADKQAGVSDTLQTQEQKDLAEAKEENATVGTLVSEEAKQVGKQDQKKAKATALIDQQLAQAATAEAQKNAQTAADKGQEASKKAQKTGGKADPAALYCGKLGGHAHIGKGITGKETQYCYLPNNTRVPANDVYQSALKGKGTIAPTKSVTHLTKEQKKDLTDENQQLKEDAAENQRYAQHKASK
- a CDS encoding DUF333 domain-containing protein, which encodes MNKFLIVFIAMGLGACAHHSSTREKTIGHPNPAASYCLEQKGSLELKKDSQGNVIGYCHLKSGKIIEEWNFFRQSH
- a CDS encoding alpha/beta hydrolase, which gives rise to MEYLIMSLLQQLPFVKSLLKKDAESPKKTFPFRSLVIGTGTGIGICNYVQEAAIRAGVSTQAWIWLKLIDLFAPLIKRNIWTVVKGSKHVQAGGFWHWRCPKVTLHKKLVGDTKVFVTTPKEGAESPIHILYLHGGDFVMDVMPYYGWMLSALSAKLSCTVHMPFLPLAPKHKWRETMDDIVKGYNYLVDQHGAENIVVMGDSAGGWLSVALSRELTKRSLPQPKCLVLYSPFLDLSCTGKGQKELAKTDPILDIPFLRQGGQMWIGDLKLTDPQINPLMADSLEGLPPTIVFSGTRDILNSDARRLKQKEPWVVLEQYYGMPHIFVVGKYIPESHQALKQAMEFIRNPYRAETKEERETLHENSRGESWRLKLEDADPVKSQRGIK